One Micromonospora sp. WMMD1120 genomic region harbors:
- a CDS encoding FAD-dependent oxidoreductase produces MVVVGAGIAGVACAVELTRAGVPVRVRERGHVRGGRMASKRFQGRPADIGAAYFTVDDPDFAEVVERWRAAGLVREWTDTFQAYGPGGRHEVPGPMRFAAPRGLRSLVEHLADGVPVTVDRLVLGVEPGPVVDGERCAAVVLAMPGPQAALLLDPALTEATRVVQAQRWSPTLAAVLRFPTRRWPGFRGAFVNDHPILSLVCDDGDRRGDGAPVLVAHTVPDFAAGHLAQPTGAGPAIEQAVRDLLGLPEPAVDTHVHRWTYAKPTGDVPAVTHHLDADGIGLAGDAFGEPKVQSAWRSGTDLGRALVARLG; encoded by the coding sequence GTGGTGGTGGTCGGGGCGGGTATCGCCGGCGTGGCCTGCGCGGTCGAGTTGACCCGGGCCGGGGTGCCGGTGCGGGTCAGGGAGCGGGGGCACGTGCGCGGCGGCCGGATGGCCAGCAAGCGATTTCAGGGGCGGCCCGCCGACATCGGGGCGGCGTACTTCACGGTCGACGACCCGGACTTCGCCGAGGTGGTCGAGCGGTGGCGCGCGGCCGGGCTGGTCCGGGAGTGGACCGACACCTTCCAGGCGTACGGCCCTGGCGGGCGGCACGAGGTGCCGGGTCCGATGCGCTTCGCCGCCCCGCGTGGCCTGCGCTCGCTGGTGGAGCACCTGGCCGACGGGGTGCCGGTGACCGTCGACCGGCTGGTGCTCGGGGTGGAGCCGGGGCCCGTGGTGGACGGCGAGCGGTGCGCGGCGGTCGTGCTGGCCATGCCCGGCCCGCAGGCCGCCCTGCTGCTCGACCCGGCGCTGACCGAGGCCACCCGGGTCGTGCAGGCGCAGCGCTGGTCGCCGACGCTGGCCGCGGTGCTGCGCTTCCCGACCCGACGGTGGCCGGGCTTCCGGGGCGCGTTCGTCAACGACCACCCGATTCTCAGCCTCGTCTGCGACGACGGCGACCGGCGCGGGGACGGCGCGCCGGTGCTTGTCGCGCACACCGTGCCGGACTTCGCCGCCGGCCACCTGGCCCAGCCCACCGGGGCCGGGCCGGCCATCGAGCAGGCCGTCCGGGACCTGCTGGGGCTGCCCGAGCCGGCGGTCGACACGCACGTGCACCGCTGGACGTACGCGAAGCCGACCGGTGACGTCCCCGCCGTCACCCACCACCTCGACGCCGACGGGATCGGCCTGGCCGGCGACGCGTTCGGCGAGCCGAAGGTGCAGAGCGCCTGGCGTTCCGGGACGGATCTCGGCCGTGCGTTGGTCGCCCGCCTGGGCTGA
- a CDS encoding DUF3072 domain-containing protein — translation MTDRNNEHTDPRAIKDPDEWVTGDEPPTAAQESYLATLAREANADVPDDLTKAEASKRIDELQAETGRGQ, via the coding sequence ATGACGGACCGCAACAACGAGCACACCGACCCGCGCGCGATCAAGGACCCGGACGAGTGGGTCACCGGCGACGAGCCGCCGACAGCGGCCCAGGAGTCCTACCTGGCCACCCTGGCCCGGGAGGCCAACGCGGACGTGCCCGACGACCTGACCAAGGCCGAGGCGTCCAAGCGCATCGACGAACTCCAAGCCGAAACAGGCCGAGGCCAGTAG
- a CDS encoding metallophosphoesterase, whose translation MRLVLTADTHLPKRARDLPRALWAAIEDADVVVHAGDWVDESLLDALTARSRRLIGVYGNNDGPALRARLPEVARAELDGLRVAVVHETGPRAGREKRCAARFPDVDLLVFGHSHIPWDTEAPGGLRLLNPGSPTDRRAQPHATYLTADIRAGHLTEVKLHNLPHR comes from the coding sequence ATGCGTCTGGTGCTCACGGCGGACACCCACCTACCCAAGCGGGCCCGTGACCTGCCCAGGGCCCTCTGGGCCGCCATCGAGGACGCCGACGTGGTGGTGCACGCCGGTGACTGGGTGGACGAGAGCCTGCTGGATGCCCTGACCGCGCGCTCACGCCGGCTGATCGGGGTGTACGGCAACAACGACGGCCCGGCCCTGCGCGCCCGGCTGCCGGAGGTCGCCCGAGCCGAGCTGGACGGCCTGCGGGTCGCCGTGGTGCACGAGACCGGGCCGCGCGCCGGCCGGGAGAAGCGGTGCGCGGCCCGCTTCCCCGACGTCGACCTGCTGGTCTTCGGGCACTCACACATCCCCTGGGACACCGAGGCGCCCGGCGGGCTGCGGCTGCTGAACCCCGGCTCACCCACCGACCGCCGCGCCCAACCCCACGCCACCTACCTGACCGCCGACATCCGCGCCGGCCACCTGACCGAGGTAAAACTCCACAACCTCCCCCACCGCTAA